In Cicer arietinum cultivar CDC Frontier isolate Library 1 chromosome 7, Cicar.CDCFrontier_v2.0, whole genome shotgun sequence, a single window of DNA contains:
- the LOC101513208 gene encoding plant intracellular Ras-group-related LRR protein 6-like has translation MLYEQQRFQQPMMKIDTRNSNTTSERRKYNNNSIEEEQERLEIVDLSGMSLESLPNPSLNLATICKLDLSNNNLQNIPESLTARLLNMVVLDVHSNQLRSLPNSIGCLSKLKLLNVSGNLIQHLPKTIENCRALEDLNVNFNKLIQLPNTIGFELRNLKKLSVNSNKLIFLPHSISHLTCLKVLDARLNCLRSLPEDIENLVSLESLNVSQNFQYLDSLPNSLGLLLSLVELDISYNKIKSLPDSIGGLNKLQKLCVEGNPLSSPPAEVVEHGLHAMKEYLSNRMNVGQQSPTKKKSWVGKLVKYKSFNVRSGPREEREAFIIPDYNRSLDGLTSPRYMGMFSPRRLFSPRNYFNN, from the exons ATGTTGTACGAACAACAACGGTTTCAACAACCGATGATGAAGATAGATACGAGGAATTCGAATACGACATCGGAGAggagaaaatataataataattcaatagaAGAAGAACAAGAGAGACTTGAAATTGTTGACTTGAGTGGAATGTCCTTGGAGTCTCTTCCCAACCCTTCTCTCAATTTAGCCACCATTTGCAAATTGGACCTCTCCAACAATAATCTTCAG AATATTCCAGAGTCGTTAACAGCTAGACTACTGAACATGGTAGTTTTGGACGTGCACTCAAACCAGCTTAGGTCCCTACCAAACTCCATTGGTTGCCTTTCTAAGCTGAAGCTTTTGAATGTCTCCGGCAACCTCATCCAACACCTTCCCAAAACAATTGAGAATTGCAGAGCTTTAGAAGATTTGAATGTAAATTTCAACAAGTTGATCCAGCTACCAAACACGATAGGGTTTGAGTTGAGAAATCTAAAGAAGTTATCAGTAAATTCCAACAAATTGATCTTCCTTCCACACTCAATCTCTCACCTGACATGTTTGAAGGTTCTAGACGCACGCCTTAACTGTCTTAGATCTCTCCCAGAGGACATTGAGAATCTGGTTAGCCTTGAAAGTCTGAATGTGAGTCAGAACTTCCAATACCTAGATTCTCTTCCCAACTCCTTAGGACTTCTGTTATCACTGGTTGAGCTGGATATTAGCTATAACAAGATAAAGTCATTGCCAGATTCAATTGGAGGACTGAATAAGCTTCAGAAGTTGTGTGTGGAAGGGAACCCTCTGAGTTCACCACCAGCAGAAGTAGTAGAACATGGATTGCATGCAATGAAGGAGTACTTAAGCAACAGGATGAACGTTGGGCAACAAAGTCCAACAAAAAAGAAGTCGTGGGTTGGAAAGTTGGTAAAGTATAAGAGTTTCAATGTGAGAAGTGGACCCCGCGAAGAACGTGAAGCATTCATTATTCCAGATTATAATAGATCTCTCGATGGTCTTACTTCACCACGCTATATGGGAATGTTTTCACCACGTCGACTTTTCTCCCCTCGTAATTACTTCAACAATTGA